One genomic segment of Ipomoea triloba cultivar NCNSP0323 chromosome 9, ASM357664v1 includes these proteins:
- the LOC116029935 gene encoding methylsterol monooxygenase 1-1-like → MLPYQTLEEAQISVGRNLTFGETLWFKYSAQKSDYLLYCHNTLFFFIFYTLVPLPWVMIQRLRSHKFDRFKIQPRATHSLSEMIHCYTKVLLTFVYSVCPLQILSYPIIKWIGIRTSLALPSWGEMLSQVLVYFLVEDYANYWLHRMLHCKWGYDKIHRVHHQYLAPMVFAAPYAHWAEVLILGFASFLGPLMVPCHMITFWLWFILRQIEAIETHSGYEFPWSPSKYIPFYGGAIYHDYHHFVGESCNSNFASVFTYCDTIYGTNKGYQYQKRIFEKREKGRRRSS, encoded by the exons atgttgccTTATCAAACCCTTGAAGAAGCCCAGATATCTGTAGGAAGAAACCTGACATTTGGAGAGACATTATGGTTCAAATACTCCGCCCAGAAATCTGATTACTTGTTGTATTGTCACAACAcccttttcttcttcatcttctacacTTTGGTCCCTCTACCCTGGGTCATGATTCAGCGCCTGAGGTCTCACAAATTTGACAGATTCAAGATTCAACCCAGAGCTACTCATTCCTTGTCTGAGATGATACACTGCTACACAAAAGTCTTGCTCACTTTTGTCTACTCCGTTTGCCCTCTCCAGATCTTATCCTATCCCATCATcaag TGGATTGGAATAAGGACAAGTTTGGCATTGCCGTCATGGGGAGAAATGTTGAGCCAAGTGTTGGTGTATTTCCTAGTAGAGGACTATGCCAATTACTGGCTCCACAGAATGCTCCACTGCAAATGGGGTTATGACAAAATCCACAGAGTTCACCATCAATACTTGGCTCCAATGGTTTTTGCAGCGCCCTATGCACATTGGGCAGAGGTCCTAATTCTTGGCTTTGCTTCATTCCTTGGCCCACTAATGGTCCCTTGCCACATGATCACCTTCTGGCTCTGGTTTATTTTGCGTCAAATCGAAGCAATTGAGACTCATAGCGG TTATGAATTCCCATGGAGTCCTTCGAAGTACATTCCTTTCTATGGAGGTGCAATCTACCATGACTACCATCATTTTGTTGGGGAGAGCTGTAATAGCAATTTTGCATCGGTTTTCACTTACTGTGATACCATTTACGGCACAAACAAG GGATACCAATATCAGAAGCGAATCTTTGAAAAG AGAGAAAAAGGGAGGAGAAGATCAAGTTGA